Proteins from a single region of Streptococcus oralis:
- the dnaK gene encoding molecular chaperone DnaK, which produces MSKIIGIDLGTTNSAVAVLEGTESKIIANPEGNRTTPSVVSFKNGEIIVGDAAKRQAVTNPDTVISIKSKMGTSEKVSANGKEYTPQEISAMILQYLKGYAEEYLGEKVTKAVITVPAYFNDAQRQATKDAGKIAGLEVERIVNEPTAAALAYGLDKTDKEEKILVFDLGGGTFDVSILELGDGVFDVLSTAGDNKLGGDDFDQKIIDHLVAEFKKENGIDLSTDKMAMQRLKDAAEKAKKDLSGVTSTQISLPFITAGEAGPLHLEMTLTRAKFDDLTRDLVERTKVPVRQALSDAGLSLSEIDEVILVGGSTRIPAVVEAVKAETGKEPNKSVNPDEVVAMGAAIQGGVITGDVKDVVLLDVTPLSLGIETMGGVFTKLIDRNTTIPTSKSQVFSTAADNQPAVDIHVLQGERPMAADNKTLGRFQLTDIPAAPRGIPQIEVTFDIDKNGIVSVKAKDLGTQKEQTIVIQSNSGLTDEEIDRMMKDAEANAEADKKRKEEVDLRNEVDQAIFATEKTIKETEGKGFDAERDAAQAALDDLKKAQEDNNLDEMKAKLEALNEKAQGLAVKLYEQAAAAQQAQAGAEGAQATGNAGDDVVDGEFTEK; this is translated from the coding sequence AAATTATCGGTATTGACTTAGGTACAACAAACTCAGCAGTAGCAGTTCTTGAAGGAACTGAAAGCAAAATCATCGCAAACCCAGAAGGAAACCGCACAACTCCATCTGTAGTATCATTCAAAAATGGAGAAATCATCGTTGGTGATGCCGCAAAACGTCAAGCAGTTACAAACCCAGATACAGTTATCTCTATCAAATCTAAAATGGGAACTTCTGAAAAAGTTTCTGCTAACGGAAAAGAATACACTCCACAAGAAATCTCAGCTATGATCCTTCAATACTTGAAAGGTTATGCGGAAGAATATCTTGGTGAAAAAGTAACCAAAGCAGTTATCACAGTTCCAGCCTACTTTAACGACGCTCAACGTCAAGCAACAAAAGACGCTGGTAAAATCGCTGGTCTTGAAGTAGAACGTATCGTCAACGAACCAACTGCAGCAGCCCTTGCTTACGGTTTGGACAAGACTGACAAAGAAGAAAAAATCTTGGTATTCGACCTTGGTGGAGGTACATTCGACGTATCTATCCTTGAATTGGGTGATGGTGTCTTCGATGTATTGTCAACTGCAGGGGACAACAAACTCGGTGGTGACGACTTTGACCAAAAAATCATCGATCACTTGGTAGCAGAATTCAAGAAAGAAAACGGTATTGACTTGTCTACTGACAAGATGGCAATGCAACGTTTGAAAGATGCGGCTGAAAAAGCTAAGAAAGATCTTTCTGGTGTAACTTCAACACAAATCAGCTTGCCATTCATCACTGCAGGTGAGGCTGGACCTCTTCACTTGGAAATGACTTTGACTCGTGCGAAATTTGATGATTTGACTCGTGACCTTGTAGAACGTACAAAAGTTCCAGTTCGTCAAGCCCTTTCAGATGCAGGTTTGAGCTTGTCAGAAATCGATGAAGTCATCCTTGTTGGTGGTTCTACTCGTATCCCAGCTGTTGTTGAAGCTGTTAAGGCTGAAACTGGGAAAGAACCAAACAAATCAGTAAACCCTGATGAAGTTGTTGCCATGGGTGCTGCGATTCAAGGTGGTGTGATCACTGGTGATGTCAAAGACGTTGTCCTTCTTGACGTAACACCATTGTCACTTGGTATCGAAACAATGGGTGGTGTCTTCACAAAACTCATCGACCGCAACACTACAATCCCAACATCTAAATCACAAGTCTTCTCAACAGCAGCAGACAACCAACCAGCCGTTGATATTCACGTTCTTCAAGGTGAACGCCCAATGGCAGCAGATAACAAGACTCTTGGACGTTTCCAATTGACAGATATCCCAGCTGCACCTCGTGGAATTCCTCAAATCGAAGTAACTTTCGACATCGACAAGAACGGTATCGTATCTGTTAAAGCCAAAGACCTTGGAACTCAAAAAGAACAAACTATTGTCATCCAATCAAACTCAGGTTTGACTGATGAAGAAATCGACCGCATGATGAAAGATGCAGAAGCAAACGCTGAAGCAGATAAGAAACGTAAAGAAGAAGTAGACCTTCGTAACGAAGTAGACCAAGCAATCTTTGCGACTGAAAAGACAATCAAGGAAACTGAAGGAAAAGGCTTCGATGCAGAACGTGATGCTGCCCAAGCTGCCCTTGATGACCTTAAGAAAGCGCAAGAAGACAACAACTTGGACGAAATGAAAGCAAAACTTGAAGCATTGAACGAAAAAGCTCAAGGACTTGCAGTTAAACTCTACGAACAAGCCGCAGCAGCGCAACAAGCTCAAGCAGGAGCAGAAGGCGCACAAGCAACAGGAAACGCAGGTGATGACGTCGTAGACGGAGAGTTTACGGAGAAATAG